In Sesamum indicum cultivar Zhongzhi No. 13 unplaced genomic scaffold, S_indicum_v1.0 scaffold00415, whole genome shotgun sequence, the genomic window ttatcaCTCTGATTGAACTCAAACgagctttaattaaattaaacatgaGGTGGGCTGgaataatatgatatttttaaatatattttattatttttcgaCTAGTCGTATTGAGTATCAAGTAGTTTGATTTAGCTTTCAACTCGATGAATTGATCATAATAACTATATATGAgtataatatatctattatttatgtaaatactatttattaagtgtGACGGGGTTAGAAGCATATTGTGATTTAACTATATTACCCTCAGACTACTTATTCTTACAcagaatgataattttttaaaattgccagtctaatatttattcaagattcttttttagaaattattagtctaatatttatttagtttatttcatataataatatttttattaatttttattatatctatataataataaaaaaattatccacacTCATAAATAGCGGTTAATGACACAttgtactaattttttgtaaagctAAAAATGCACTTCAACTGAtaagataactaacttattaagcttttcaaattttatattaactaataaattagctttcttttcttttcttttttaatgtaatattattggtttaaatattttatttatattttacaatataaaatattatctataataatttatactatataaaaagaaaatatttttttctctcacaaaCGGCGTTATAAAACCACAACACCAACTTATGTGCACATAGAAACTAAGTACGACAACGACTAATTTAAGTCCGATTTAAGTTAATTCACAATTAATGCCGATGGCTTAATGTGAATTTatcgtaaattttttaatttattaatcaaattgatgtattataatatatatttatcttaaaaataaatagttaattcattgaatttaaattggaattttggtttgcaatttctctctctaaaattgTATGTTGTTGTGCTTCATCTTTGTTGTTCAAAAGCGATGAGTGTATGACTGCAGACATATAACCAATTTCCAGTCCTAAAATTGCAACTCCTCTGACTCTCCTTCTCACACACACGCACTGAAaacccttcttcttctctctctgtctcctATAGGCACAGCCAATGTATATATACCCACCACAACCCACCTGaattctctcattttttctgGATTTTGGTAACTGGGTTTGGGTGTCTGTGCTTCAATTCATGGAGATGTATAGCTAAAAggtatgtatgtgtgtagaTACACAAATTCTGCGGTGGCATGGCGCTTTATCTCTCTCTACTCTTCATTTCCATCATGTGACTTAGTTCTATCACGATAAAACTTGTCTGCAACTGCCCACCTGGTAGTGTGTGTGTAGACGTGGAGCTGTTTTTGGGGCAGAAACACGCTGTGGAGAGTGAAATGTTGGATCTGAACGTTGATGCCGGATTGTCAGTGGAATCCGCTTCCTGCGAGGATGAAAATGATCGGAAGGTTACTAATACCGGCGACGCCGATTCTGTAActtccaccaccaccaacaatAATGTCGCCTTCGCCGCCGACGAGCTTGACTCCAACAGCTCCACCCGAAGAAGCGCCGTCCCTACTCTCAATTTCTCCATCCTCCACCGCAACGTGATCGATATTGACCATGACGTGAATAACGGAGTCGCCCGTAACATGACTGAATTGCAGCTTTTTCCGGTGGGTGCTTCGTGTTCGCTCCCGGCCATGGATAGGGCTAACTATTGGTTGAATTTATCGGCGATGGAGGTTTCCGGCGGTGGAGGGGCAGAATTGGGGGTTTTCAAGGCACAAGTGCCGCCTAATAATCAGTTGCAGAAGCCACCAGCAAAGAAGAGTAGGCGTGGGCCGCGCTCTCGGAGCTCGCAGTATCGAGGGGTTACCTTCTATCGGAGAACAGGAAGATGGGAGTCGCATATCTGGTGTGTCTATGCTTACACATACATTCAGAAAAGGAATATACTCGATTTGTGTTGCATGCATGATATGTTGTTTTAGAGTTCTTTTTTGGCTAGACAAAATGATTTGTGCACTGTGCTACAGTATTTGTACTTTTTGCAGGCAACATACATGTCGTTAGTGTTTAAGAAAGGTTTTTCTCACATCTAGCCGctacaaatttgtaaatattccCTCGGTCCCAGTTTCttgattaaatcttgtggcattttgtcattaattttgagatttaaTTAGCATGAAATCGTGTACGGTTATAGTTCATGCTTTAGGGGTTGAATATCAATAAGCAAGCTATTTATAGATAGAATCATTTGGTGGGTGAATTTAGATGGTACTGTGTACATGTGGTCCTTTTGTGTTGTAACTTTTAACTGAACTCTGTGTTTGTGTGCAGGGATTGTGGCAAACAAGTCTATTTGGGTAAGAACACTGAGCAATATCCCTGaatgattaaataattgaCTACTTATCTCTtccattttctgttttttgtgGTCTTCCATAATGAAGTTAGATATACTTCTGCCGACtttttggttgtaatttaGGCGTTTGCTTTACTATTTggttttggtttctttttcagGGGGATTTGACACAGCTCATGCTGCAGCTAGGTAAGAATATGGCTTGCAAGCAGATATTTGGAATCTTGTAATTGTGAGTTCCTGGAAGTATGTCTGAgtgcttttatatttatttatcagaGCATATGATCGTGCTGCAGTCAAGTTCCGTGGAGTTGATGCGGACATCAATTTCAACATAACCGATTATGAGGAGGACATGAAACAGGTTCGCAATTGTAGATTGGTCCTAACACTTTGTTTCAAGTTCAATGAACCTTACTCAGTTGATGGTTTGCAGATGAAGAACTTGACAAAAGAAGAATTTGTTCAAATTCTTCGCCGGCAGAACACTGGATTCTCTCGAGGAAGCTCAAAGTACAGAGGCGTAAGCCTGCACAAATATGGACTGCGGGAAGCACATATGGGTCAATTCCTTGGGGAAAAGTAAGAATACATTTGGAAATTCTCACaaatcatttaatttgttaaaatcaagaactgttaatttcatgcattttaCTTAGTAATCTGAAATCCCATTGTTCGTTTTCAGCACTGGTTGGCATTTGCTTTATCGGTTTGGAATTTAATTCTAGAATAGCTGATTAAATGGAGAATGGGAACCCTACGATCTATAAGATTTTAGTGGTATATTACAGGGTGTTGCATCGGGGATTATATAGAGGCGAAAAATGCTGCAAAGTATTTTgcaatcaaatataaatgatGTGATACTAATATCTATTTCTTTGGTTGGCTCTAAATCTACCAGCATTGGCTTCCTTTTTCTGATATAGGGATCATGATAAAGCAGCTGTTACCAACTTTATGCCTGGTAATTACAAGGGAGAGATAAATAGAATTTCGACAGATGGAGGTTTGTGATAAGTTTATTCTCCGTTGCCCATGCTTATCCCTGTCCTGAATTTATGTTGGACAGCACAGGCAGCTGACTTATTTAGTTggatttatgaatttatccaGGTAGTGGAAGGAATCTTGATCTCAACCTTGGAATTTCTTTAGCTTCAGATGGTCCACAGAGGAATGGTACGACCAATAACTTGCACTTCGCCTATGCATCTTATGAATTGCCTGATGGGAAGAGAGTAAAGGTACTCCTATCTTTCCATTGTAAGCTTGAACGTACTCTAGTGTTTTAACAATGTCCTGGTAACCTTTCAATGTTGAGATTCATTCTTAATTTCCGTACATTGAGGGCTTTCCTTAAGCCAACACCATCTGATCATGGTCCATAGATATCTGCTGTGGCCATTGCTTATTAGGATATTGTCAGGCAATACAAAGCAGAATATACTATAGGACGCTTCACACATTCTAAAAGAATAgtaaaattgtacaaaaaatataaataaacaaattactcATTCATTGAGAAAGAACCATTGCATCAAACGATGATAAAGGTATACATGTTAATACCAAATTTATGTGCGCAGAAAAAAGTTCATACTAATGTTATACCAGAAAACATTCATTGTATAACTATCCACTTAGTCAAATTAGAAAGTAGTTCCCCAGGACATATTAACTTCATTTTTAGATATAACATTCGCTAAAAGTCCACATACAATCGGACATTATAGGCGATATAATCTGATAAGATCGACTTCATGCATGGTATCGACAATATAATCCGATATTAATGGATAGTATTGGTGGTAATACTTCACCAATATGACAGGTTGAAGCGTCCTCTGCTTCTTCTCATGGGCTAGTAATAACCACCAGGTATGCTCCAATTGGAGCTGGCATATTTTATGGTATCTCACCAAACAGTGAGGTAGGTATTCTTTCTATGCTCTTACGTACCAACTTTAGACCGCAGCCAATTTGATGACTGCCTGTAAAGAACAATCAATCATCGAGGTTGCTAAGCCATCTTGATTCAGATTCTTAGGGTACTTAAGTCAATGAATCAAATGAATTGGACAGTTCCATTTGTCGTACTTAGACTTGCACTTGTAGAGCATTTTGAGCGTTTTggtttttgaaattacataatttccttaaaaaaaaaaaatcaaccttTCAATGTATCATTTGCCCCATTATCTGGACGTATCCTTCTCCATATATCCGGCCCTCCCGAAGTTGCTCCTTTGTGCCTAGAAATCATGTCACTTGATTAATGATATTACCAATGCCAGTTGTgaacatttaatattcttcTTGTGTACCGAATTTCATTTCGTTTctttgtcatattaaatattaacatgCTACAAGCAAGTTCTTGTCAACACGAGCCAGTGAGGTGTTTTCCTTGTGCTCAGGGAACTTTCAATatcatttatgaaaatattgaacttTATTGTGCAATGTTCTCGTCACATTCATCaatgagagagaagaagataTTTCTCTTCTCGCATGCAATTTCAACTCCTTGACGAAAGACTACTCTTTAGAGGAAATGCCACGTCAAACATGAAAGATATGTGATTTTAATTCCACCATTaggaataacaatttattttctacatcTGCAGGAAAGACCAACAGGAACGAGAACTGAAGCTATTCATTTGCCTGGATTCTCAAGCTGGCCGTGGCAAAGGCAAATCCATGGTTTAGTCGACACTGCACCACTTTTGTCTTCTGCAGCATCATCAAGATTCTCTTCCACTACCTCTCCCTACTCAAAAACTCCACCATCTCATTGACGTCTACACCACAATTTCCACCAACTGCTTTTCCCACGGCCTTCATCGACTCTCCAATTACAGCCCCTGAGGCAACATCACAGCAGCCTTACTACTTTAGTCTGTAAAAGATTTGGCTACTGAAAGAAACCAGTAATCAGCATTGATATGGATTTACATCTCTCGTCagtcatacatatataatacaaaaaacagATTGAACATATTGTATGATGTATAGATTGGTATAGTTCACTAGACATAATATCCATGAATATTCAGCATATCTCTTCCCCCTTGAAATGTTTGCATTATTCACACAACAAATGTTGTTTAGATTCCGACTAATATTATAAGTTGGATAGCTGTTTCTATCCTGTTGCGAACTTGTGCTTATAATCTTTGGCCAC contains:
- the LOC105180208 gene encoding ethylene-responsive transcription factor RAP2-7 isoform X1, yielding MLDLNVDAGLSVESASCEDENDRKVTNTGDADSVTSTTTNNNVAFAADELDSNSSTRRSAVPTLNFSILHRNVIDIDHDVNNGVARNMTELQLFPVGASCSLPAMDRANYWLNLSAMEVSGGGGAELGVFKAQVPPNNQLQKPPAKKSRRGPRSRSSQYRGVTFYRRTGRWESHIWDCGKQVYLGGFDTAHAAARAYDRAAVKFRGVDADINFNITDYEEDMKQMKNLTKEEFVQILRRQNTGFSRGSSKYRGVSLHKYGLREAHMGQFLGEKDHDKAAVTNFMPGNYKGEINRISTDGGSGRNLDLNLGISLASDGPQRNGTTNNLHFAYASYELPDGKRVKVEASSASSHGLVITTRYAPIGAGIFYGISPNSEERPTGTRTEAIHLPGFSSWPWQRQIHGLVDTAPLLSSAASSRFSSTTSPYSKTPPSH
- the LOC105180208 gene encoding ethylene-responsive transcription factor RAP2-7 isoform X2, whose translation is MLDLNVDAGLSVESASCEDENDRKVTNTGDADSVTSTTTNNNVAFAADELDSNSSTRRSAVPTLNFSILHRNVIDIDHDVNNGVARNMTELQLFPVGASCSLPAMDRANYWLNLSAMEVSGGGGAELGVFKAQVPPNNQLQKPPAKKSRRGPRSRSSQYRGVTFYRRTGRWESHIWDCGKQVYLGGFDTAHAAARAYDRAAVKFRGVDADINFNITDYEEDMKQMKNLTKEEFVQILRRQNTGFSRGSSKYRGVSLHKYGLREAHMGQFLGEKDHDKAAVTNFMPGNYKGEINRISTDGGSGRNLDLNLGISLASDGPQRNGTTNNLHFAYASYELPDGKRVKERPTGTRTEAIHLPGFSSWPWQRQIHGLVDTAPLLSSAASSRFSSTTSPYSKTPPSH